One segment of Desmodus rotundus isolate HL8 chromosome 6, HLdesRot8A.1, whole genome shotgun sequence DNA contains the following:
- the POLM gene encoding DNA-directed DNA/RNA polymerase mu isoform X8, with protein MLPRRRRARVEDPGNFSSEVRFPGVTIYLAEPRMGRSRRAFLTRLARSKGFHVLDAYSSAVTHVVMEQTSAEEAICWQESRAALAPGCARAALLDISWFTESMAAGQPVPVEDQHRLEEAVPRKGLPSPVRMPPYACQRPTPLTHHNASLSEALEVLAEAAGFEGREGCLLAFRRAASVLKALPCRVTALSQLQGLPRFGEHSRRVVQELLDRGVCEEVERVRLSERYQSMKLFTQIFGVGVRTADRWYREGLRTLDDVRGQVQRLTEQQKAAPPGPEHAGPAARCRGPAAGGGGSRGAGPSWGHCHIGRWLPEGLVLYQWHQLSRSRDPTHLTRRSHIMDAFERSFCIFRLPGPLGAAWKAVRVDLVVAPVSQFPFALLGWTGSKHFERELRQFSRKERGLWLNSHGLFDPEQKTLFRVAAEEDIFRHLGLAYLPPEQRNA; from the exons ATGCTCCCCAGAAGGCGGCGGGCACGGGTCGAGGACCCCGGTAACTTCTCTTCCGAAGTGCGCTTCCCCGGGGTCACCATCTACCTGGCGGAACCGCGCATGGGCCGCAGCCGCCGGGCCTTCCTCACCCGCCTGGCGAGGTCCAAGGGCTTCCACGTGCTGGACGCCTACAG ctccGCAGTGACACATGTGGTGATGGAGCAGACTTCAGCTGAAGAGGCCATCTGCTGGCAGGAGAGCAGGGCGGCCCTTGCCCCAGGCTGTGCCCGCGCAGCACTGCTGGACATCAGCTGGTTCACAGAGAGCATGGCAGCTGGGCAGCCGGTTCCTGTGGAGGACCAGCACCGCCTGGAA GAGGCTGTGCCCAGGAAGGGGCTACCCAGCCCAGTGAGGATGCCACCCTATGCCTGCCAGCGGCCCACGCCCCTCACACACCACAACGCCAGCCTCTCG GAGGCTCTGGAGGTGCTGGCAGAGGCAGCGGGCtttgagggcagggagggctgcctCCTCGCCTTCCGCAGAGCGGCCTCGGTGCTCAAGGCGCTGCCCTGCCGGGTCACAGCCCTGAGCCAGCTGCAGGGACTGCCCCGCTTTGGAGAACATTCCCGCAGGGTCGTCCAG GAGCTGCTGGACCGTGGAGTGtgtgaggaggtggagagagtCCGGCTCTCAGAGAGGTACCAGAGCATGAAG CTCTTCACCCAGATCTTCGGGGTCGGAGTACGGACTGCTGACCGCTGGTACCGGGAAGGGCTGCGGACACTGGACGACGTCCGGGGGCAGGTGCAGAGACTGACCGAGCAGCAGAAAG CGGCACCACCGGGACCTGAGCACGCCGGTCCAGCGGCCCGATGCAGAGGCCCTGCAGCAGGCGGTGGAGGCAGCCGTGGGGCAGGCCCTTCCTGGGGCCACTGTCACATTGGCCGGTGGCTTCCGGAG ggcctTGTCCTGTACCAGTGGCACCAGCTCAGCCGCAGCAGAGACCCCACCCACCTGACCCGGAGGAGTCACATCATGGACGCCTTTGAGCGGAGTTTCTGCATTTTCCGCCTGCCAGGACCCCTGGGGGCTGCCTGGAAGGCTGTGCGCGTGGACCTGGTTGTGGCTCCCGTCAGCCAGTTCCCCTTCGCCCTGCTGGGCTGGACTGGCTCCAAG CATTTTGAGCGCGAGCTTCGCCAGTTCAGCCGGAAGGAGAGGGGGCTGTGGCTGAACAGCCATGGGCTGTTTGACCCCGAGCAG AAAACACTTTTCCGtgtggctgcagaggaagacatCTTCAGGCACCTGGGGCTCGCATACCTTCCCCCGGAGCAGAGAAACGCCTGA
- the POLM gene encoding DNA-directed DNA/RNA polymerase mu isoform X7, giving the protein MLPRRRRARVEDPGNFSSEVRFPGVTIYLAEPRMGRSRRAFLTRLARSKGFHVLDAYSSAVTHVVMEQTSAEEAICWQESRAALAPGCARAALLDISWFTESMAAGQPVPVEDQHRLEEAVPRKGLPSPVRMPPYACQRPTPLTHHNASLSELLDRGVCEEVERVRLSERYQSMKLFTQIFGVGVRTADRWYREGLRTLDDVRGQVQRLTEQQKAGLRHHRDLSTPVQRPDAEALQQAVEAAVGQALPGATVTLAGGFRRGKLQGHDVDLLITHPQEGQEAGLLPRVMRSLKQQGLVLYQWHQLSRSRDPTHLTRRSHIMDAFERSFCIFRLPGPLGAAWKAVRVDLVVAPVSQFPFALLGWTGSKHFERELRQFSRKERGLWLNSHGLFDPEQKTLFRVAAEEDIFRHLGLAYLPPEQRNA; this is encoded by the exons ATGCTCCCCAGAAGGCGGCGGGCACGGGTCGAGGACCCCGGTAACTTCTCTTCCGAAGTGCGCTTCCCCGGGGTCACCATCTACCTGGCGGAACCGCGCATGGGCCGCAGCCGCCGGGCCTTCCTCACCCGCCTGGCGAGGTCCAAGGGCTTCCACGTGCTGGACGCCTACAG ctccGCAGTGACACATGTGGTGATGGAGCAGACTTCAGCTGAAGAGGCCATCTGCTGGCAGGAGAGCAGGGCGGCCCTTGCCCCAGGCTGTGCCCGCGCAGCACTGCTGGACATCAGCTGGTTCACAGAGAGCATGGCAGCTGGGCAGCCGGTTCCTGTGGAGGACCAGCACCGCCTGGAA GAGGCTGTGCCCAGGAAGGGGCTACCCAGCCCAGTGAGGATGCCACCCTATGCCTGCCAGCGGCCCACGCCCCTCACACACCACAACGCCAGCCTCTCG GAGCTGCTGGACCGTGGAGTGtgtgaggaggtggagagagtCCGGCTCTCAGAGAGGTACCAGAGCATGAAG CTCTTCACCCAGATCTTCGGGGTCGGAGTACGGACTGCTGACCGCTGGTACCGGGAAGGGCTGCGGACACTGGACGACGTCCGGGGGCAGGTGCAGAGACTGACCGAGCAGCAGAAAGCAG GACTCCGGCACCACCGGGACCTGAGCACGCCGGTCCAGCGGCCCGATGCAGAGGCCCTGCAGCAGGCGGTGGAGGCAGCCGTGGGGCAGGCCCTTCCTGGGGCCACTGTCACATTGGCCGGTGGCTTCCGGAG GGGGAAGTTGCAGGGCCATGATGTGGACTTGCTCATCACGCACCCCCAGgagggccaggaggcggggctgcTGCCCAGAGTGATGCGCTCCCTGAAGCAGCAG ggcctTGTCCTGTACCAGTGGCACCAGCTCAGCCGCAGCAGAGACCCCACCCACCTGACCCGGAGGAGTCACATCATGGACGCCTTTGAGCGGAGTTTCTGCATTTTCCGCCTGCCAGGACCCCTGGGGGCTGCCTGGAAGGCTGTGCGCGTGGACCTGGTTGTGGCTCCCGTCAGCCAGTTCCCCTTCGCCCTGCTGGGCTGGACTGGCTCCAAG CATTTTGAGCGCGAGCTTCGCCAGTTCAGCCGGAAGGAGAGGGGGCTGTGGCTGAACAGCCATGGGCTGTTTGACCCCGAGCAG AAAACACTTTTCCGtgtggctgcagaggaagacatCTTCAGGCACCTGGGGCTCGCATACCTTCCCCCGGAGCAGAGAAACGCCTGA
- the POLM gene encoding DNA-directed DNA/RNA polymerase mu isoform X3: MLPRRRRARVEDPGNFSSEVRFPGVTIYLAEPRMGRSRRAFLTRLARSKGFHVLDAYSSAVTHVVMEQTSAEEAICWQESRAALAPGCARAALLDISWFTESMAAGQPVPVEDQHRLEEAVPRKGLPSPVRMPPYACQRPTPLTHHNASLSEALEVLAEAAGFEGREGCLLAFRRAASVLKALPCRVTALSQLQGLPRFGEHSRRVVQELLDRGVCEEVERVRLSERYQSMKLFTQIFGVGVRTADRWYREGLRTLDDVRGQVQRLTEQQKAGLRHHRDLSTPVQRPDAEALQQAVEAAVGQALPGATVTLAGGFRRGKLQGHDVDLLITHPQEGQEAGLLPRVMRSLKQQGLVLYQWHQLSRSRDPTHLTRRSHIMDAFERSFCIFRLPGPLGAAWKAVRVDLVVAPVSQFPFALLGWTGSKHFERELRQFSRKERGLWLNSHGLFDPEQKTLFRVAAEEDIFRHLGLAYLPPEQRNA; this comes from the exons ATGCTCCCCAGAAGGCGGCGGGCACGGGTCGAGGACCCCGGTAACTTCTCTTCCGAAGTGCGCTTCCCCGGGGTCACCATCTACCTGGCGGAACCGCGCATGGGCCGCAGCCGCCGGGCCTTCCTCACCCGCCTGGCGAGGTCCAAGGGCTTCCACGTGCTGGACGCCTACAG ctccGCAGTGACACATGTGGTGATGGAGCAGACTTCAGCTGAAGAGGCCATCTGCTGGCAGGAGAGCAGGGCGGCCCTTGCCCCAGGCTGTGCCCGCGCAGCACTGCTGGACATCAGCTGGTTCACAGAGAGCATGGCAGCTGGGCAGCCGGTTCCTGTGGAGGACCAGCACCGCCTGGAA GAGGCTGTGCCCAGGAAGGGGCTACCCAGCCCAGTGAGGATGCCACCCTATGCCTGCCAGCGGCCCACGCCCCTCACACACCACAACGCCAGCCTCTCG GAGGCTCTGGAGGTGCTGGCAGAGGCAGCGGGCtttgagggcagggagggctgcctCCTCGCCTTCCGCAGAGCGGCCTCGGTGCTCAAGGCGCTGCCCTGCCGGGTCACAGCCCTGAGCCAGCTGCAGGGACTGCCCCGCTTTGGAGAACATTCCCGCAGGGTCGTCCAG GAGCTGCTGGACCGTGGAGTGtgtgaggaggtggagagagtCCGGCTCTCAGAGAGGTACCAGAGCATGAAG CTCTTCACCCAGATCTTCGGGGTCGGAGTACGGACTGCTGACCGCTGGTACCGGGAAGGGCTGCGGACACTGGACGACGTCCGGGGGCAGGTGCAGAGACTGACCGAGCAGCAGAAAGCAG GACTCCGGCACCACCGGGACCTGAGCACGCCGGTCCAGCGGCCCGATGCAGAGGCCCTGCAGCAGGCGGTGGAGGCAGCCGTGGGGCAGGCCCTTCCTGGGGCCACTGTCACATTGGCCGGTGGCTTCCGGAG GGGGAAGTTGCAGGGCCATGATGTGGACTTGCTCATCACGCACCCCCAGgagggccaggaggcggggctgcTGCCCAGAGTGATGCGCTCCCTGAAGCAGCAG ggcctTGTCCTGTACCAGTGGCACCAGCTCAGCCGCAGCAGAGACCCCACCCACCTGACCCGGAGGAGTCACATCATGGACGCCTTTGAGCGGAGTTTCTGCATTTTCCGCCTGCCAGGACCCCTGGGGGCTGCCTGGAAGGCTGTGCGCGTGGACCTGGTTGTGGCTCCCGTCAGCCAGTTCCCCTTCGCCCTGCTGGGCTGGACTGGCTCCAAG CATTTTGAGCGCGAGCTTCGCCAGTTCAGCCGGAAGGAGAGGGGGCTGTGGCTGAACAGCCATGGGCTGTTTGACCCCGAGCAG AAAACACTTTTCCGtgtggctgcagaggaagacatCTTCAGGCACCTGGGGCTCGCATACCTTCCCCCGGAGCAGAGAAACGCCTGA
- the POLM gene encoding DNA-directed DNA/RNA polymerase mu isoform X6 gives MLPRRRRARVEDPGNFSSEVRFPGVTIYLAEPRMGRSRRAFLTRLARSKGFHVLDAYSSAVTHVVMEQTSAEEAICWQESRAALAPGCARAALLDISWFTESMAAGQPVPVEDQHRLEEAVPRKGLPSPVRMPPYACQRPTPLTHHNASLSELLDRGVCEEVERVRLSERYQSMKQLFTQIFGVGVRTADRWYREGLRTLDDVRGQVQRLTEQQKAGLRHHRDLSTPVQRPDAEALQQAVEAAVGQALPGATVTLAGGFRRGKLQGHDVDLLITHPQEGQEAGLLPRVMRSLKQQGLVLYQWHQLSRSRDPTHLTRRSHIMDAFERSFCIFRLPGPLGAAWKAVRVDLVVAPVSQFPFALLGWTGSKHFERELRQFSRKERGLWLNSHGLFDPEQKTLFRVAAEEDIFRHLGLAYLPPEQRNA, from the exons ATGCTCCCCAGAAGGCGGCGGGCACGGGTCGAGGACCCCGGTAACTTCTCTTCCGAAGTGCGCTTCCCCGGGGTCACCATCTACCTGGCGGAACCGCGCATGGGCCGCAGCCGCCGGGCCTTCCTCACCCGCCTGGCGAGGTCCAAGGGCTTCCACGTGCTGGACGCCTACAG ctccGCAGTGACACATGTGGTGATGGAGCAGACTTCAGCTGAAGAGGCCATCTGCTGGCAGGAGAGCAGGGCGGCCCTTGCCCCAGGCTGTGCCCGCGCAGCACTGCTGGACATCAGCTGGTTCACAGAGAGCATGGCAGCTGGGCAGCCGGTTCCTGTGGAGGACCAGCACCGCCTGGAA GAGGCTGTGCCCAGGAAGGGGCTACCCAGCCCAGTGAGGATGCCACCCTATGCCTGCCAGCGGCCCACGCCCCTCACACACCACAACGCCAGCCTCTCG GAGCTGCTGGACCGTGGAGTGtgtgaggaggtggagagagtCCGGCTCTCAGAGAGGTACCAGAGCATGAAG CAGCTCTTCACCCAGATCTTCGGGGTCGGAGTACGGACTGCTGACCGCTGGTACCGGGAAGGGCTGCGGACACTGGACGACGTCCGGGGGCAGGTGCAGAGACTGACCGAGCAGCAGAAAGCAG GACTCCGGCACCACCGGGACCTGAGCACGCCGGTCCAGCGGCCCGATGCAGAGGCCCTGCAGCAGGCGGTGGAGGCAGCCGTGGGGCAGGCCCTTCCTGGGGCCACTGTCACATTGGCCGGTGGCTTCCGGAG GGGGAAGTTGCAGGGCCATGATGTGGACTTGCTCATCACGCACCCCCAGgagggccaggaggcggggctgcTGCCCAGAGTGATGCGCTCCCTGAAGCAGCAG ggcctTGTCCTGTACCAGTGGCACCAGCTCAGCCGCAGCAGAGACCCCACCCACCTGACCCGGAGGAGTCACATCATGGACGCCTTTGAGCGGAGTTTCTGCATTTTCCGCCTGCCAGGACCCCTGGGGGCTGCCTGGAAGGCTGTGCGCGTGGACCTGGTTGTGGCTCCCGTCAGCCAGTTCCCCTTCGCCCTGCTGGGCTGGACTGGCTCCAAG CATTTTGAGCGCGAGCTTCGCCAGTTCAGCCGGAAGGAGAGGGGGCTGTGGCTGAACAGCCATGGGCTGTTTGACCCCGAGCAG AAAACACTTTTCCGtgtggctgcagaggaagacatCTTCAGGCACCTGGGGCTCGCATACCTTCCCCCGGAGCAGAGAAACGCCTGA
- the POLM gene encoding DNA-directed DNA/RNA polymerase mu isoform X2, whose protein sequence is MLPRRRRARVEDPGNFSSEVRFPGVTIYLAEPRMGRSRRAFLTRLARSKGFHVLDAYSSAVTHVVMEQTSAEEAICWQESRAALAPGCARAALLDISWFTESMAAGQPVPVEDQHRLEEAVPRKGLPSPVRMPPYACQRPTPLTHHNASLSEALEVLAEAAGFEGREGCLLAFRRAASVLKALPCRVTALSQLQGLPRFGEHSRRVVQELLDRGVCEEVERVRLSERYQSMKQLFTQIFGVGVRTADRWYREGLRTLDDVRGQVQRLTEQQKAGLRHHRDLSTPVQRPDAEALQQAVEAAVGQALPGATVTLAGGFRRGKLQGHDVDLLITHPQEGQEAGLLPRVMRSLKQQGLVLYQWHQLSRSRDPTHLTRRSHIMDAFERSFCIFRLPGPLGAAWKAVRVDLVVAPVSQFPFALLGWTGSKHFERELRQFSRKERGLWLNSHGLFDPEQKTLFRVAAEEDIFRHLGLAYLPPEQRNA, encoded by the exons ATGCTCCCCAGAAGGCGGCGGGCACGGGTCGAGGACCCCGGTAACTTCTCTTCCGAAGTGCGCTTCCCCGGGGTCACCATCTACCTGGCGGAACCGCGCATGGGCCGCAGCCGCCGGGCCTTCCTCACCCGCCTGGCGAGGTCCAAGGGCTTCCACGTGCTGGACGCCTACAG ctccGCAGTGACACATGTGGTGATGGAGCAGACTTCAGCTGAAGAGGCCATCTGCTGGCAGGAGAGCAGGGCGGCCCTTGCCCCAGGCTGTGCCCGCGCAGCACTGCTGGACATCAGCTGGTTCACAGAGAGCATGGCAGCTGGGCAGCCGGTTCCTGTGGAGGACCAGCACCGCCTGGAA GAGGCTGTGCCCAGGAAGGGGCTACCCAGCCCAGTGAGGATGCCACCCTATGCCTGCCAGCGGCCCACGCCCCTCACACACCACAACGCCAGCCTCTCG GAGGCTCTGGAGGTGCTGGCAGAGGCAGCGGGCtttgagggcagggagggctgcctCCTCGCCTTCCGCAGAGCGGCCTCGGTGCTCAAGGCGCTGCCCTGCCGGGTCACAGCCCTGAGCCAGCTGCAGGGACTGCCCCGCTTTGGAGAACATTCCCGCAGGGTCGTCCAG GAGCTGCTGGACCGTGGAGTGtgtgaggaggtggagagagtCCGGCTCTCAGAGAGGTACCAGAGCATGAAG CAGCTCTTCACCCAGATCTTCGGGGTCGGAGTACGGACTGCTGACCGCTGGTACCGGGAAGGGCTGCGGACACTGGACGACGTCCGGGGGCAGGTGCAGAGACTGACCGAGCAGCAGAAAGCAG GACTCCGGCACCACCGGGACCTGAGCACGCCGGTCCAGCGGCCCGATGCAGAGGCCCTGCAGCAGGCGGTGGAGGCAGCCGTGGGGCAGGCCCTTCCTGGGGCCACTGTCACATTGGCCGGTGGCTTCCGGAG GGGGAAGTTGCAGGGCCATGATGTGGACTTGCTCATCACGCACCCCCAGgagggccaggaggcggggctgcTGCCCAGAGTGATGCGCTCCCTGAAGCAGCAG ggcctTGTCCTGTACCAGTGGCACCAGCTCAGCCGCAGCAGAGACCCCACCCACCTGACCCGGAGGAGTCACATCATGGACGCCTTTGAGCGGAGTTTCTGCATTTTCCGCCTGCCAGGACCCCTGGGGGCTGCCTGGAAGGCTGTGCGCGTGGACCTGGTTGTGGCTCCCGTCAGCCAGTTCCCCTTCGCCCTGCTGGGCTGGACTGGCTCCAAG CATTTTGAGCGCGAGCTTCGCCAGTTCAGCCGGAAGGAGAGGGGGCTGTGGCTGAACAGCCATGGGCTGTTTGACCCCGAGCAG AAAACACTTTTCCGtgtggctgcagaggaagacatCTTCAGGCACCTGGGGCTCGCATACCTTCCCCCGGAGCAGAGAAACGCCTGA
- the POLM gene encoding DNA-directed DNA/RNA polymerase mu isoform X4: protein MLPRRRRARVEDPGNFSSEVRFPGVTIYLAEPRMGRSRRAFLTRLARSKGFHVLDAYSSAVTHVVMEQTSAEEAICWQESRAALAPGCARAALLDISWFTESMAAGQPVPVEDQHRLEEAVPRKGLPSPVRMPPYACQRPTPLTHHNASLSEALEVLAEAAGFEGREGCLLAFRRAASVLKALPCRVTALSQLQGLPRFGEHSRRVVQELLDRGVCEEVERVRLSERYQSMKDRKCGQTTAGGDSLHTCWGGPLSQQLFTQIFGVGVRTADRWYREGLRTLDDVRGQVQRLTEQQKAGLRHHRDLSTPVQRPDAEALQQAVEAAVGQALPGATVTLAGGFRRGKLQGHDVDLLITHPQEGQEAGLLPRVMRSLKQQGLVLYQWHQLSRSRDPTHLTRRSHIMDAFERSFCIFRLPGPLGAAWKAVRVDLVVAPVSQFPFALLGWTGSKKTLFRVAAEEDIFRHLGLAYLPPEQRNA, encoded by the exons ATGCTCCCCAGAAGGCGGCGGGCACGGGTCGAGGACCCCGGTAACTTCTCTTCCGAAGTGCGCTTCCCCGGGGTCACCATCTACCTGGCGGAACCGCGCATGGGCCGCAGCCGCCGGGCCTTCCTCACCCGCCTGGCGAGGTCCAAGGGCTTCCACGTGCTGGACGCCTACAG ctccGCAGTGACACATGTGGTGATGGAGCAGACTTCAGCTGAAGAGGCCATCTGCTGGCAGGAGAGCAGGGCGGCCCTTGCCCCAGGCTGTGCCCGCGCAGCACTGCTGGACATCAGCTGGTTCACAGAGAGCATGGCAGCTGGGCAGCCGGTTCCTGTGGAGGACCAGCACCGCCTGGAA GAGGCTGTGCCCAGGAAGGGGCTACCCAGCCCAGTGAGGATGCCACCCTATGCCTGCCAGCGGCCCACGCCCCTCACACACCACAACGCCAGCCTCTCG GAGGCTCTGGAGGTGCTGGCAGAGGCAGCGGGCtttgagggcagggagggctgcctCCTCGCCTTCCGCAGAGCGGCCTCGGTGCTCAAGGCGCTGCCCTGCCGGGTCACAGCCCTGAGCCAGCTGCAGGGACTGCCCCGCTTTGGAGAACATTCCCGCAGGGTCGTCCAG GAGCTGCTGGACCGTGGAGTGtgtgaggaggtggagagagtCCGGCTCTCAGAGAGGTACCAGAGCATGAAG GACAGGAAATGTGGTCAGACCACGGCTGGAGGTGACAGCTTGCACACGTGCTGGGGGGGGCCTCTCTCCCAGCAGCTCTTCACCCAGATCTTCGGGGTCGGAGTACGGACTGCTGACCGCTGGTACCGGGAAGGGCTGCGGACACTGGACGACGTCCGGGGGCAGGTGCAGAGACTGACCGAGCAGCAGAAAGCAG GACTCCGGCACCACCGGGACCTGAGCACGCCGGTCCAGCGGCCCGATGCAGAGGCCCTGCAGCAGGCGGTGGAGGCAGCCGTGGGGCAGGCCCTTCCTGGGGCCACTGTCACATTGGCCGGTGGCTTCCGGAG GGGGAAGTTGCAGGGCCATGATGTGGACTTGCTCATCACGCACCCCCAGgagggccaggaggcggggctgcTGCCCAGAGTGATGCGCTCCCTGAAGCAGCAG ggcctTGTCCTGTACCAGTGGCACCAGCTCAGCCGCAGCAGAGACCCCACCCACCTGACCCGGAGGAGTCACATCATGGACGCCTTTGAGCGGAGTTTCTGCATTTTCCGCCTGCCAGGACCCCTGGGGGCTGCCTGGAAGGCTGTGCGCGTGGACCTGGTTGTGGCTCCCGTCAGCCAGTTCCCCTTCGCCCTGCTGGGCTGGACTGGCTCCAAG AAAACACTTTTCCGtgtggctgcagaggaagacatCTTCAGGCACCTGGGGCTCGCATACCTTCCCCCGGAGCAGAGAAACGCCTGA
- the POLM gene encoding DNA-directed DNA/RNA polymerase mu isoform X5, with protein MLPRRRRARVEDPGNFSSEVRFPGVTIYLAEPRMGRSRRAFLTRLARSKGFHVLDAYSSAVTHVVMEQTSAEEAICWQESRAALAPGCARAALLDISWFTESMAAGQPVPVEDQHRLEEAVPRKGLPSPVRMPPYACQRPTPLTHHNASLSELLDRGVCEEVERVRLSERYQSMKDRKCGQTTAGGDSLHTCWGGPLSQQLFTQIFGVGVRTADRWYREGLRTLDDVRGQVQRLTEQQKAGLRHHRDLSTPVQRPDAEALQQAVEAAVGQALPGATVTLAGGFRRGKLQGHDVDLLITHPQEGQEAGLLPRVMRSLKQQGLVLYQWHQLSRSRDPTHLTRRSHIMDAFERSFCIFRLPGPLGAAWKAVRVDLVVAPVSQFPFALLGWTGSKHFERELRQFSRKERGLWLNSHGLFDPEQKTLFRVAAEEDIFRHLGLAYLPPEQRNA; from the exons ATGCTCCCCAGAAGGCGGCGGGCACGGGTCGAGGACCCCGGTAACTTCTCTTCCGAAGTGCGCTTCCCCGGGGTCACCATCTACCTGGCGGAACCGCGCATGGGCCGCAGCCGCCGGGCCTTCCTCACCCGCCTGGCGAGGTCCAAGGGCTTCCACGTGCTGGACGCCTACAG ctccGCAGTGACACATGTGGTGATGGAGCAGACTTCAGCTGAAGAGGCCATCTGCTGGCAGGAGAGCAGGGCGGCCCTTGCCCCAGGCTGTGCCCGCGCAGCACTGCTGGACATCAGCTGGTTCACAGAGAGCATGGCAGCTGGGCAGCCGGTTCCTGTGGAGGACCAGCACCGCCTGGAA GAGGCTGTGCCCAGGAAGGGGCTACCCAGCCCAGTGAGGATGCCACCCTATGCCTGCCAGCGGCCCACGCCCCTCACACACCACAACGCCAGCCTCTCG GAGCTGCTGGACCGTGGAGTGtgtgaggaggtggagagagtCCGGCTCTCAGAGAGGTACCAGAGCATGAAG GACAGGAAATGTGGTCAGACCACGGCTGGAGGTGACAGCTTGCACACGTGCTGGGGGGGGCCTCTCTCCCAGCAGCTCTTCACCCAGATCTTCGGGGTCGGAGTACGGACTGCTGACCGCTGGTACCGGGAAGGGCTGCGGACACTGGACGACGTCCGGGGGCAGGTGCAGAGACTGACCGAGCAGCAGAAAGCAG GACTCCGGCACCACCGGGACCTGAGCACGCCGGTCCAGCGGCCCGATGCAGAGGCCCTGCAGCAGGCGGTGGAGGCAGCCGTGGGGCAGGCCCTTCCTGGGGCCACTGTCACATTGGCCGGTGGCTTCCGGAG GGGGAAGTTGCAGGGCCATGATGTGGACTTGCTCATCACGCACCCCCAGgagggccaggaggcggggctgcTGCCCAGAGTGATGCGCTCCCTGAAGCAGCAG ggcctTGTCCTGTACCAGTGGCACCAGCTCAGCCGCAGCAGAGACCCCACCCACCTGACCCGGAGGAGTCACATCATGGACGCCTTTGAGCGGAGTTTCTGCATTTTCCGCCTGCCAGGACCCCTGGGGGCTGCCTGGAAGGCTGTGCGCGTGGACCTGGTTGTGGCTCCCGTCAGCCAGTTCCCCTTCGCCCTGCTGGGCTGGACTGGCTCCAAG CATTTTGAGCGCGAGCTTCGCCAGTTCAGCCGGAAGGAGAGGGGGCTGTGGCTGAACAGCCATGGGCTGTTTGACCCCGAGCAG AAAACACTTTTCCGtgtggctgcagaggaagacatCTTCAGGCACCTGGGGCTCGCATACCTTCCCCCGGAGCAGAGAAACGCCTGA